A segment of the Acidobacteriota bacterium genome:
AAACCCGACCGATGCGGCGCCCGATGAGTTGCTGATCTTTCATCAGCAGCGACGGGTTCGGCTGCCCCTGGTTTCCGTCGAAGGTCGGAGCTATGTCCCCATCCTGGATGTCCTGCGCATTCTCGACCTGGCCTATTCCGAGAGCGGCTCGGCGGGGTTTCTCCGGATCTTCGCCGGCAGGGACGTGGTGGAGTTGACTCGCAACCGCGTGCGGGTTCGATTGAATCGGAGCTCGATCGGCCTGGCAGCGCCGGTCCTGTTTCATGAAGGCCGCTGGCTGACTCCGCGTGGCTTTGTTCCCGATGTACTGAACCGGGTGCTCAAACCCGCCATCAGGGTTTCTCCCTCCGGGAATCGATGGTTGACCGGAGGCCGGGATTTCGTTCGAATCAATCTCAGCGCCAGCACCACCGATGAGGCCAGTCGATTGGTCGTTTCCCTGGTAAACGCCGGAGAGATCCGGGTCCGTGGCGAGGAGCGCCGCATTCTGTTCCTGCTGGGCGCATCCCCGATCGATCCGCCCGGAACGGAGGTCATCTCCTATCGGGATGATCGGATCGCTGGGGTCTCGTTTGAAGAAACCGGCGATTCGAGCCGGCTGGTGGTCTCTCTGGCAGACGAATCCGTCCAGACTCGCCTGACCCGGTTGGCCGGCCAAAATGCCTACATGGTGGACGCATTCCGGCCAACCGTCGAGGACTCGACAACGGCTGGGGAACCAAGGCGGTCCTTCCGGCGGACAAGGCGGCCCCAGGCTTCCGGTTGGAGGCGAATCACCATCGATCCAGGACACGGGGGCGCCGACCGTGGCATTGTGGTGGGGGAGGGTGTCTACGAAAAGGATGTCACCCTTTCCATTGCTCGCAAGGTGCGTTGGGTGCTGGAAAGCAGGCTGGGAGTGGAGACGGTATTGACTCGCGGCCAGGATCGGACTCTTTCGCTGGAAGATCGCGCGCGGGAGGCCAATCGCAGCC
Coding sequences within it:
- a CDS encoding N-acetylmuramoyl-L-alanine amidase, whose translation is MIGWFSWNIANGKAVGFLLCLLLAVGLTSLNPTDAAPDELLIFHQQRRVRLPLVSVEGRSYVPILDVLRILDLAYSESGSAGFLRIFAGRDVVELTRNRVRVRLNRSSIGLAAPVLFHEGRWLTPRGFVPDVLNRVLKPAIRVSPSGNRWLTGGRDFVRINLSASTTDEASRLVVSLVNAGEIRVRGEERRILFLLGASPIDPPGTEVISYRDDRIAGVSFEETGDSSRLVVSLADESVQTRLTRLAGQNAYMVDAFRPTVEDSTTAGEPRRSFRRTRRPQASGWRRITIDPGHGGADRGIVVGEGVYEKDVTLSIARKVRWVLESRLGVETVLTRGQDRTLSLEDRAREANRSRSDLFLSIHLGNSASPISSGTYVYLAKLPPGEVFAPERGEGAAFELVPWDRAQAAVLHRSFHLAEILQAVTNERFNGGAPLSFRHAPLRLLSPLAMPAVLLELGNVKQDEFRETVLTEPFQNGVAVAVLTALQQFRPIDEATMAR